A window from Fragaria vesca subsp. vesca linkage group LG5, FraVesHawaii_1.0, whole genome shotgun sequence encodes these proteins:
- the LOC101310519 gene encoding cinnamoyl-CoA reductase 2-like, whose amino-acid sequence MAPAASDPFDDLHHTMSSTTVCVMDASGHLGSTLVRRLVQRGYTVHAALQSHGESKLGSVSFENNKRLKIFHLDPFDYQSIVDALKGCSGLFYTFEPPQDQPDYDEYMADVEVRAAHNVLEACARTETIDKVVFTSSVTAVVWSNNRSTAAATPELDERHWTDVNFCRKVKLWHALSKTLAEKTAWAMAMDRGLNMVSMNVGLMLNADLSISNPYLKGAAEMYEDGVLVTVDVNFVVDAHICVFEDVTSYGRYLCFNNIITQSEDAVNLARKLTPSAPAALPQGKDQDVRIIQERISNKKLNKLMVGYKSKSQVC is encoded by the exons ATGGCTCCCGCAGCTTCGGATCCTTTCGACGACCTCCACCACACCATGAGCTCCACCACAGTTTGCGTAATGGATGCGTCGGGCCACCTCGGCTCGACCCTCGTCCGGCGCCTTGTTCAGAGGGGCTACACAGTCCACGCTGCGCTCCAGAGCCATG GGGAATCGAAGTTGGGTTCGGTTTCGTTTGAGAATAACAAGAGGCTGAAGATTTTCCATTTAGACCCGTTTGATTACCAGAGCATAGTCGATGCTTTGAAGGGCTGTTCTGGCTTGTTCTACACCTTTGAGCCTCCACAAGACCAGCCCGACTATGAT GAATATATGGCGGATGTAGAGGTAAGAGCGGCACACAACGTTCTAGAAGCATGTGCCCGAACCGAAACCATAGACAAGGTAGTGTTCACGTCCTCTGTAACCGCCGTCGTTTGGAGTAACAACAGATCGACGGCCGCTGCTACGCCGGAGTTGGACGAACGGCACTGGACTGACGTCAACTTCTGCCGCAAGGTCAAG CTATGGCATGCCCTATCAAAAACCCTAGCAGAGAAGACAGCGTGGGCAATGGCAATGGACAGGGGCTTGAATATGGTGTCCATGAATGTAGGGTTGATGTTGAACGCCGACTTGTCCATCAGCAACCCGTACTTGAAGGGAGCGGCCGAGATGTATGAAGACGGCGTGCTTGTCACCGTCGATGTTAATTTTGTGGTGGATGCTCATATTTGCGTTTTTGAAGACGTCACATCCTATGGTCGGTACTTATGTTTCAACAACATCATCACTCAATCGGAGGACGCCGTTAACCTTGCCCGGAAGTTGACGCCTTCCGCCCCGGCCGCGTTGCCCCAAGGCAAAGACCAGGATGTGAGAATCATACAAGAGAGAATCAGCAACAAGAAGTTGAATAAGTTGATGGTGGGTTACAAGAGTAAATCTCAAGTGTGTTGA
- the LOC101310803 gene encoding uncharacterized protein LOC101310803 produces MSRDSPAPATGPGLVISTTEPILSFLISASTDPHLSKELQLTASKLSSKSNVPYRAIRALWVASRASTRPQLVHLFSGSGFVFTSPPPREKSEELKTRLKKLAEMSERSAYAELVKDITPRKDAAEPFSSYKDQLGFGLHVVVTMFTGYLVGYAAFRALFSHSPVMNAAGGILGLVIGMLVETLMFIIQASRYDLKSTSASSTSRLKKDQ; encoded by the exons ATGAGCCGCGACTCTCCGGCACCGGCCACCGGACCCGGTCTGGTGATCTCCACCACGGAGCCCATCCTCTCATTCCTAATCTCCGCCTCCACCGACCCACACCTCTCCAAAGAGCTCCAGCTAACCGCCTCGAAGCTCTCGTCCAAATCCAACGTCCCCTACCGCGCCATCCGCGCCCTCTGGGTCGCTTCCCGCGCCTCCACCCGCCCCCAACTCGTCCACCTCTTCTCCGGCTCCGGCTTCGTCTTCACCAGCCCCCCTCCGAGAGAAAAG AGTGAGGAGCTGAAGACGAGGCTGAAGAAGCTGGCGGAGATGTCGGAGAGGAGTGCATATGCAGAGCTGGTGAAGGATATAACCCCTCGGAAGGACGCTGCGGAGCCTTTCTCTTCTTACAAGGATCAATTGGGCTTTG GTTTACATGTAGTGGTGACCATGTTTACCGGCTATTTGGTTGGATATGCTGCATTCAGAGCATTGTTTAGCCACAGTCCTGTGATG AATGCTGCTGGAGGCATTCTTGGGTTGGTCATTGGCATGCTCGTAGAAACACTTATGTTCATAATTCAAGCTTCCCGCTACGATCTTAAATCAACATCAGCTTCTTCCACATCCAGGCTAAAGAAGGATCAGTAG